One region of Streptomyces leeuwenhoekii genomic DNA includes:
- a CDS encoding L-rhamnose mutarotase — translation MQRVCFLLKVRRDRIAEYRARHAAVWPEMCAALTATGWHNYSLFLRDDGLLVGYLETEDFEAAKAGMEATEVNARWQAEMAPFFESLDGARPDEAMKPLTEVFHLA, via the coding sequence ATGCAGCGCGTCTGTTTCCTCCTCAAGGTCCGCCGGGACCGGATCGCCGAGTACCGGGCCCGGCACGCCGCCGTATGGCCCGAGATGTGCGCGGCGCTCACCGCCACCGGCTGGCACAACTACTCGCTCTTCCTGCGCGACGACGGGCTGCTCGTCGGCTACCTGGAGACCGAGGACTTCGAGGCCGCCAAGGCCGGCATGGAGGCCACCGAGGTGAACGCCCGCTGGCAGGCCGAGATGGCCCCCTTCTTCGAATCCCTCGACGGAGCCCGCCCCGACGAGGCGATGAAGCCCCTCACCGAGGTCTTCCACCTCGCCTGA
- the rhaS gene encoding rhamnose ABC transporter substrate-binding protein yields the protein MRKPSIRRRTGAALAAATCLALAATACGGTTKEDVQKEGAAAGGGAGTADPDAALRKGLTVGFLPKQVNNPYFTVADKGGERALKALGSHYKETGPSSATDTSGQVSYVNTLTQQQVDAMAVSAQDPGALCTALKQAMRNGIEVVTYDSDTRPECRNAFVSQASAEDLGRTQVQLLAEQIGHKGEIAILSAAQTATNQNTWIGYMKDELKKPAYQDMKLVEIAYGNDDAQQSFQQTQGLLQEHPDLKGIISPTTVGIKAAAQYLSGSRYKGKVKLTGLGTPNDLRTYVKNGTVEAFELWDPAKLGELAARTAVALASGQITGKEGETFEAGAMGTYTLGENGVIDLGKPTVFDAGNIDRFHF from the coding sequence ATGCGCAAGCCGTCGATCCGCCGCCGCACCGGCGCGGCCCTGGCCGCCGCCACCTGTCTCGCCCTGGCCGCCACCGCCTGCGGCGGCACCACCAAGGAGGACGTGCAGAAAGAGGGCGCCGCCGCCGGCGGCGGCGCCGGGACGGCCGACCCGGACGCCGCACTCAGGAAGGGCCTGACCGTCGGCTTCCTGCCCAAGCAGGTCAACAACCCCTACTTCACCGTCGCCGACAAGGGCGGGGAGAGGGCCCTGAAGGCACTCGGGTCGCACTACAAGGAGACCGGGCCCTCCAGCGCCACCGACACCTCCGGCCAGGTCTCCTACGTCAACACCCTCACCCAGCAGCAGGTCGACGCCATGGCCGTCTCCGCGCAGGACCCCGGGGCCCTGTGCACCGCGCTCAAGCAGGCCATGAGGAACGGCATCGAGGTCGTCACCTACGACTCCGACACCAGGCCCGAGTGCCGCAACGCCTTCGTCTCCCAGGCGTCCGCCGAGGACCTGGGACGCACCCAGGTCCAGCTCCTCGCCGAGCAGATCGGCCACAAGGGCGAGATCGCCATCCTGTCCGCCGCGCAGACGGCGACGAACCAGAACACCTGGATCGGCTACATGAAGGACGAGCTGAAGAAGCCCGCGTACCAGGACATGAAGCTCGTCGAGATCGCCTACGGCAACGACGACGCCCAGCAGTCCTTCCAGCAGACCCAGGGCCTGCTCCAGGAACACCCGGACCTGAAGGGGATCATCTCCCCGACCACCGTCGGCATCAAGGCCGCCGCCCAGTACCTGTCCGGCTCCCGCTACAAGGGCAAGGTCAAGCTGACCGGCCTCGGCACCCCCAACGACCTGCGCACCTACGTCAAGAACGGCACCGTCGAGGCGTTCGAGCTGTGGGACCCGGCCAAGCTCGGCGAACTGGCCGCGCGCACCGCCGTCGCACTCGCCTCCGGGCAGATCACCGGCAAGGAGGGCGAGACCTTCGAGGCCGGCGCGATGGGCACCTACACCCTCGGCGAGAACGGCGTGATCGACCTGGGCAAGCCGACCGTGTTCGACGCCGGAAACATCGACCGGTTCCACTTCTAG
- a CDS encoding ABC transporter permease, producing MADASLTRAVRWDTVVGALLLVVLLLSFGFVDGFGNALNLSFLLGNTLPIALIALPMTLLVVTGEIDLSVASTAGLSGAVMGALWNQGMAIETIIPLCLLLGAVCGLVNGLLVTRLGLPSLAVTIGTLAAYRGIAQILLGSDAVTDFPAAYLDFAAGRIDGTFVPYAFVPFLALLAIAVIALHATPFGRSLFAIGAGEEAARFAGIRVRRQKLILFTVTGLMASLTGVFWALHYASARYDNATGLELSVVAAVLLGGIDFDGGKGTLGGAIAGVFLLGTLQNVMSLLDVSAQSQTVVTGVLLVVSVLGPRLARQISAARAGRRATPAPPPTAPTPAP from the coding sequence ATGGCTGACGCCTCCCTCACCCGCGCCGTCCGCTGGGACACCGTCGTCGGGGCCCTGCTGCTCGTCGTCCTGCTGCTGTCCTTCGGCTTCGTCGACGGCTTCGGCAACGCCCTCAACCTGTCGTTCCTCCTCGGCAACACCCTGCCCATCGCGCTGATCGCCCTGCCGATGACCCTGCTGGTGGTCACCGGCGAGATCGACCTCTCGGTGGCCTCCACGGCCGGACTGTCCGGCGCGGTGATGGGCGCCCTGTGGAACCAGGGCATGGCCATCGAGACGATCATCCCGCTCTGCCTGCTGCTCGGCGCGGTCTGCGGACTGGTCAACGGCCTGCTGGTGACCCGTCTCGGGCTGCCCTCCCTCGCCGTCACCATCGGCACCCTCGCCGCCTACCGGGGCATCGCGCAGATCCTGCTCGGCTCCGACGCGGTGACCGACTTCCCCGCCGCCTACCTGGACTTCGCCGCCGGACGGATCGACGGCACCTTCGTCCCGTACGCCTTCGTGCCCTTCCTGGCGCTGCTCGCCATCGCCGTGATCGCGCTCCACGCCACGCCGTTCGGGCGGTCGCTGTTCGCGATCGGGGCCGGCGAGGAGGCCGCGCGGTTCGCCGGCATCCGCGTCCGGCGGCAGAAGCTGATCCTGTTCACGGTGACCGGCCTGATGGCCTCCCTCACCGGCGTCTTCTGGGCCCTGCACTACGCCAGCGCCCGCTACGACAACGCCACCGGCCTCGAACTGTCCGTCGTGGCCGCCGTCCTGCTCGGCGGGATCGACTTCGACGGTGGCAAGGGCACCCTCGGCGGCGCGATCGCGGGGGTCTTCCTGCTCGGCACCCTGCAGAACGTGATGAGTCTGCTCGATGTCTCCGCGCAGTCGCAGACCGTCGTCACCGGCGTCCTGCTCGTCGTCTCCGTGCTCGGTCCCCGCCTCGCACGGCAGATCTCCGCCGCGCGGGCCGGACGCCGCGCCACCCCGGCGCCGCCGCCGACGGCGCCCACCCCCGCGCCGTGA